The segment ATTGCAgtgtataagcacacacacacacacacacacacacacacacacacacacacacacacgtgttctgGTTTTCTCTTAAGTTTCTTATTAGTGATAGGGGTTTCTCAGTTCTCCAGAAGAGAACTAAACTTCCTGGACAGATGGTATTACCTGGGCCAGCAAGGCACATGGAGTCTCAGCAGGGAAGGGATAGGGAAATGAGGAGCCTTCAACTGTCAGGACAGCTCCCAGGACCATCTTCCTGTTCTACTAGCTGAGTAGGGTCAGTCTTCTCTGTTTAAGGAACAGGTGTTCAGGCAGACTGTTTTCTGGGCTCTTGACACTGATCTCATAGCaaccttctcccccccccccccactctccaccCCCACACGCACACTAGATGGCCAGGTACCAGCATCTTCATTCATAGAACTGAAAGCTCAGTTTTGTGTAGAGATACAGAACTGAGAAATGCCAGAAgtagcaccatccctaggcaggtggtcccagactttaatttctgagttcgaggccagcctggtctacaaagtgagtttcaggacagccagggctatatagagaaaacctgtctcgaaaaacgaaaaaCGAAAAACGAAAAAcgaaaaacgaaaaagaaaaagaaaaagaaaaagaaaaagaaaaagaaagagaaaaagaaaaagaaaaagaagaaaaagaaagctagctGGGTGTGAGCCCAGTGTTAGTCAGTGTGAGGCggcaagcagtgttcctccacagtttccacctccaggttcctgatttCACTTAGTGATGGGCTGTGACTGAAAACGCAGCTGAAACAAACCCCTTAGTTGCCTTTGGTCgaatgagtgcatgtatgtgtgtgtgttggggggtgtgtTATGTATGCTTTTATCACATCAATgggaatgaaactagaaaaagctGCGACTAGAGGGATGTGTAACACAGGTGCTCAGCCCAGCAGTGGCCAAGAGCCACAGGATGCTGACCATCCATGCAAAGATGCGCCAAGTCATACATTTGACCTCAACAGCAAGAACTTTTATTTCCCATCTCTGCACTGGATGAAAGACAGCATAATTAGAGGAAAGGGGGTCGTGTCTGAAGCTAGTTAAACATTCAGTAGCATCACAGACCTGCCACTTAATGGTTTATAGCCTTGGGAAACTAGCCAGCCTCAGAATCGGAGGCTCTGGGATTGTGATAGCCGACCTACCTGGCAGGGCTGGCTTGATTCTGAAGGAGGGTATCAAGCAGCAAATGGCAGGCAGTAAATCTGAGCCAAAGCCCTGTGGGAGAGAGCAGAGTATTTCCTATTTAGATTTTGTGAGGAgctgattcccagcaccccaaATGATGCTCTAGCTGACCTAGGCAGCCTTTCGTAGAGATGTTACTCTGGCTCTGGAGATAGACGGTCACTTTGAAGAAGTTTCTACTATTCGATCCATTCTTTATGGTGTCCCAAAGGTGCAACTCCTCTGCGTGTGAGTGCTTTTTAAAGAGAGTGTCCATCAGCGAGTGGTTTCTCTGTATCTGAGTCATTGACATGGGTTTATCTGCAGAACAAAGCACAAATGACAAGCACTTGTCATAACATTTGTTCAACATTTACTTCATTCCAGGCGTGGGTTTGActgtattaatattttaatcttCCAGTAGCTTGGTCAGGCAGGTAGCTACTTATTTTCGATTTGCTTCACTTTATAGTTGTTGAAACAGGTGCAAAGTCCTTGAGTATCTTGACCCAAGTCAGCGCCTTCTGTGACACAACTGGGATTTCTACCATGGCAGTCCAGAGTTAAAGGCCACGCTCAGCTGAAGGCAACACCTGGTGCTTACAGCCTTGAAAGTTCCTAAATCAAAGTGATGGAGCTGTGCACAAAGAAAAATGGCAGCTAGCAAAGGAGTTTCACTCTCTCACACTCAAGGCTTCCCCATGCCCCCACTTCTCAGCATCATCTTCCTGCATTTAATTTAGAGCCATTAGATAGCAGTGGGGTGCCTACCCTATACTTACTGAAATCAAATGAAAcagtttctcatttttttttatcctgaaAATGTGCTTTGTTTTAATGAGATACGTAGTAAAATGTGGTGACATCATAGACAATACTGTCTTTACCAACTGTGCATAGATTGGCTATTTTTGGTGCTATTTCCATTGGAATTTATGGGGTGGGTTCAATGACTTAAGTTCTGCAGCTTCCTTTTGCTGTTTAATTCCTTCGCTTATAACATAGAGTATTGTAACAGTCTGAGTGTTTCTGTCTCCTAAACTAAAGCTTATCTGCTGAAACCTAAGCAAGGTGATAACATTAGGAGATAGGATTATTGGGGGTTATTTAGTCTTGAAGTCATGCTTTGGCAAGTGGATTAATGTCCCCCATAAAAGAGGCCAGAGAGAAAACCCCCATCTCTTCCACCAAGAGAGAGTACAAGAAGACAGTAACATCTGTAAACACAGAACTAGCCATGCATCAGGAATTAAATTGGCCAGAGTTTTGTTCTTGGATTTTTCAGCttataggattaaaaaaaaaattaacgcTTATTTGCTACGAGGTTTATGGCATTTTGTCATAGCAGTCTGAACAGACTAAGACAGTATATTTGGGGTTCAACTGGACGCAGTAGCCTAAGACTTTCCAGTCTCAAAGGGTTGTGGAATCTGCTAATACATTTTCAGTTGGACAGAGAAATGAGCAGCCAGGTAAAGAGAATCAATCCCTTGGGGAGAACACGCGGCTACTCAAGTTTCTTTCCTGTTAGTTCCCATTTACAACACTGGCCTCGAGATGTGGTGTCTGCCTTCTCTGCCACAGAGAGTTGTGGGCCCCCAGTGGCTCTTGTGGCATTGGCACCGCTATTTCTACCTGATAGTAGGAGACTGTGGGTCTGCAGGTCATTACATCTGCTGATACAGCTGATAGAGCTGCCATCAGTACCGTGGGCAAGGAGTTGTGCAGACAAGCGATGTGGTGGCTTCTCAGTCCCAGATTCTGTCCTCTCcgcacctcctccctccctctcccctctcccttcccctccctgtccccatcCCTGATGATGACATAATTGCTCATGCTGAATCATGCCCTAGCCGGGCTGCTTTCTTATAAACAATCGGATTTGAGAAATAATTTGATAAAATCACTTGCAGTAATAGGTAGTTAgctaacaagatttttttttccatctctatTTGGGGATTTATGCATGTTAATAGAACTCGGTTCAATTTTCATCCAAATACATAAATGATTTTAGGAGCAAGGAACTGGGCAAGCAGGAAAATTTCTAGAGTTGAACTTTCTTCCCAGTGGCCATGAGCATATAAATGACTATTTTCGCTGCATGTTTAAAGGGCCAGCCTTGCACATCTAACAGACGTCGTGAAGGGCGTTTTCACTTGGGAAAATTACAGTGTGCTAAGGCTGCTTACTAACTGTTAAAGGCAAATATTAAGACTTATAAATGATGCTTATCTACTGCGCACTAATGAGGTACGATAAGATATGTGTTATTTATGCAAATTAGAAGCTGCTTTACATATACACTTAATATTAAGTATATCTGACAGCTTCAATAAGACAACTTACTAGAAATACACGTTCACGGGTTCTACTTGAGAAACATTAAATCAGAAACTGCTGGGTGGGCTCGGCGATCTGTGGgttcagaatctctctctctccgtaATTTCGACAGACACCAGGGTTTAACAACCCAAGCATGTAGCCCTTTTCACAGATGAGCAAATCGAGGCTCAAAAAAGATGAAGAGACGGCTGATTTCAGCAGTACTCTTTTACTCTCCCTTTGGCTAATCAATTGTACTGAATGAGGTTTGCCTGCAGCATCCTTGATTGACAGGCTGGTCAAATCTCTTCCTGATTGTGTGGCTTTACCCTTGTAAAAGCCTGGGGGTGAGACTCGAAACAACTTCAATCTCTCCGAGCCTCTCAGGGATCAGGCTGCTCTATAGTCACTCTCTTAAAAAAGATCAGCCCTCGTTTTCCTTTAAAGTTGGGGTTAGTCGGTGAGAGTTGCATACAAATGAGATGAATGAATTCATTACCAAAAGCGAGATTAAGTTTTGCAGCTGTTCTGCCTGGGGATCTAGGAGAGAGAGGAGCTGGCACGACTCAAAAATCCTTTGCTGATCAAGGCACTCATAAAATACAATCTTATGTGGTAAGccacattcaagaatgttgaacCGAACTGAAGAATTAAAATGACTTCTGCCTAAACATGCGGGAAATGGGAAGATCCCAGGGAGGCAGCAGGCATGCGTGGgaaccccgggggggggggggggggacagaggcTACACCTTAGCTCACAAGTCCGAAGGGAAGTACACCGCAGTGACACAGGAAGGAGAGCTCACATTCAAGATTTCAAAGATGCTAAATATGAGGACAAATGAAGAATTTTCCACCATATATCTCATCTATCCAGTGTGATATATCTAAACCACAGCCTCTAAACTGGCAGCGTATAGAAtctgatctatttatttatttaatccagTATCCGAGGAATGTCAAGTTACATATCCATTCATTGTCTCCTCGACGATGCAGCTATTTCTcatgctaacatttgaaatgacttCTAAGTGCTAGGGACAGTTCTCTGTTTTTCCTCCTGGCCTTTGCTTGCCTTTATCCTTGATTTAATGAGTAGTTTTatcttgtatttttctttattcttattgGAAGCTGTTTATTCTAGTATTCACCATGGAATGTCTTaccaaatacatttaaattattaaaacctaaaattaaaattttaattatttttcttagtaCAAGTTATTTTGAAACTCCATTTGTTATCCCTTTGACTGTTTTATATAAAGGTCTACTAAAATCTCACATTTTTATTGCTCTCTTATGCAACTAACACTCTtgaattccttcttccttctcaaccCCTTCATGGGGCGCATTCCCTAGTCTTAGAAGAGTCCCTTTCAGATACATACTAGTGACAAATTACCTTGGGTTTATAACTGCTATAATTTTTGCTTCATTGctgaaagatatttttaaaactcttttgagacatgatctctctgtgcctccttggttggtctggaactcattatatagcccaggcttactttgaatttacagcaatccttctgcctcagcttctgaatgctgggattataagcatgtaccaTCATACCTGGGCAGCTTTTGCCAGTTTTAagtcttccccccctccccccactggaATGAGGATTTTGTTGCCATTTTGAGACTTTGGGAGTTTGCCCTCAATTCTTTGTTCTACTCATCCTGTTGCGGGGTTTACAGCCATTTTACCTGAGGGTCTTTATTTAGGATCCTTATAACTTATCTATTTGGCATAATGTATGTCTCTGGACTTTTTAAAAGGTAGCCCTTGACAGTTTCCACATACCTTTTCAATGTTGCTTCTGAGTTGTTCGTTCTGTCATTGATTGATTGACATTGATAGGTTGATATCCTAATTTTGGATGTATTTGTCTTGCTCTTTGCCCTCTCCTATTTTCAATGCCCTCTCTACTCAAACAACATCCAAGGTTCTTATCCTGGCTCACCAGGATATGATATGGAAGACAATCAGTAAATCTTCATTGAATGGAGTCATATCGTTTTTTCTTAATATTACATGAAACTGATGTTTTGTTAGGCATACAAAGATGGAACTTAATTTTCTGTTGCAAAAGTTAATTCCTGGCTAATGCCATAGAACTAATAGGGTCAAATGTGATTCCAAAGTCATTGTTCTTTACAAATGACATAGCATTTCTTGTTTTAGCCCAAAATATTACAATATGGATAACGACAATTTAGATGGTGACTTTCACCATTTCCCTGGCCCCTGAGATATAATCTGTGTCTCCTGTTGATGATCATAGAGAAGTAAGAAAGTTGGAAGTGAAGTGTAAATGGGCAGTGTGAGATTTAAGACTTAAttcacggggctggagagatggctcagaggttaagagcactgactgctcttccagaggtcccgagttcaattcccagtaaccacgtggtggcttacaaccatctgtaatgggatctgatgccctcttctggtgtgtctgaaaatatcATGACAGTGATATCAAGCTCATCCACTTGAAGAAGAGGAAAGCAGAAATTAGGCAAACTGCATCTGTGGACGCTATGGAAAAGCCTGAGTGATGAGATGAAGAAAACAACAGATTAAAGAGGAGGTAAACCCCAGTGCACGCATGAACTGAGAGGCAGGTACCTGAGTTAATACCAGTTATCAAGGAGGACAAATGCTGGTGCCATCCTCTGGGGAAATCAGTTACAGTagcctaaaatatttttatgaaaaattaaattactCAGTTATGTAGAATACAGTCTTGAGAGATTTACTCTATCAATTTGAAACAAGTTATGAGAAtaatacttatttattcatttgtttagtcGTTCCAGTTATGTTGTTTTCAAtactgaaaatgaaaaggtatAAAGGGGGAAGGTTATGCCCACCTCAGGACACTCTCTCCCACTTTTCCCCATCGGTGGCATTGAAACATTGCTACATTGTTGTTCAATCTCTCCCAATTCTCTTTATGGGATGTTGCTTCATAAGAATGGGCTATATAGCTTTGCATAATGGGAACAGGGGAGGCACTTCAATGTTTGTTCACTTTTAGAAGCAGTaactatttttatagtttttttttcttgactccTTAAAAGGAAACTCTCCAGTTCCAAGCCACCATGGAACATGACTCTAGGAAGGGAGACACAGCCCTGATTTGTAGAGCAAAGGTTGACCTGTGGCATCACTGAGGATGGGAGAAGATGGAGACGTTATCTACAACCAGACCCCAGCCTACAGGTATAATGGCCATGGTACTTCTTGCCTTTATCCTCCAAGGGACAGAGTAGTGAGGTCAGACTAAGCACACTTCATGTT is part of the Mus musculus strain C57BL/6J chromosome 17, GRCm38.p6 C57BL/6J genome and harbors:
- the 4930583I09Rik gene encoding uncharacterized protein LOC78057, encoding MSMTQIQRNHSLMDTLFKKHSHAEELHLWDTIKNGSNSRNFFKVTVYLQSQSNISTKGCLGLWLRFTACHLLLDTLLQNQASPARSHGNRSLEQGPAKWLGG